Genomic segment of Hydra vulgaris chromosome 08, alternate assembly HydraT2T_AEP:
tatgtAATCTATTGTGCCTTATCTGTAATCTTATTGCCTTATCTGTTTGCTACAACTTATTCATTTTTGTGTAAAATGAATCTTAGGgttgacaataatatttaatatgcaTTGTTGTTTTTCAATAGGTATGgccttgtttttgtttttcaacagGTCTATGCgagaaaaagttgtttatgttaTGCTATTCAACAGCTCTGTTATTTGACAATGgctgttaaaaaagtaacacaGTAACTTTtgagtatatttttaatgagctGCACTTTTACTTTTCCTTGCGTGAACTTTTCGACCGGTAACGTTTACTTGTACTTGTGTAAAATTCACTCCAGTAGCAGTACTTTTAGCAAAAATGCTAAACTAATATTCgaaacatgtttttattttttaaacatcctaaaatttttttatttttttggatatatttatttgccttcaataaaaaattacaactacagaataactttattacaaatataatcggcaggacttccagaagatcatatgatcttatcatgaagccctttacaatattaaatataataataataatgctaataataacaataataacaataataataaaaaatcaaattaactaataaaaataaatcaacataaactatatataactgcgcttttaaaatataaatatactggataaaacatatgaaacaaaagaactaaaaacaagaaaaagtattttctgttgaaaagataacttattttaattttcgttTGGAAGAAGTTAAAGTCTATTTCAAAGACTAatcaaaattaggtaaaactattttattccataaataaTGACCGCGATAAGAAACAAATAGTTGTAATAGAAAGGTTTTCGGAGATTTTTTCCATTACGAAGTttgtatttgttgatgggtttTACATTATAAAGGTTTATGAATACATCAGGAGATAAAtgagttttacatttaaacatgaaacataaaatgttataaacatatagcttgtatatatttaattttatatataataagaggGGGTTAAAGTTTGCTAAGGAATTAATGGGGGTAATACAAACACAAGGATTTATAACCAGATGGGATcaagatgttaaaaattttgcttttttttggtaaaaatccCCTCACTTTTGTGTGTATGTATTTGccaataagaaaataatttacaattctaactgataaaaacaaatagttaaaTGACAGGGGCTCGAAAAAGATAAACTTAGTATCATCACCAAGCCCCAAAAgcctttataattttattgtatataacaatatatgtaagtatataagaaagaaaaaaagactaATACAAGACTAATACCGTACCTAAACGTACCAACACTAAAAATCTCTGTCCCAAAATTAGCtttgaatttaaactaaaaaaaaatttaaataataataaataataaaaataaaatattaaacaaaaaattacaggttaattatgttttttttacttaaagtaaatgtttatcttttatttacctaataaattttttttaattagttaatttaaaattatattaaaattactttatgcTTATCAATAAATTAGACACGGCCATTGAACTAGGGGAGAATGAAACATCATGATACATGGGGCAACATGAAACATTGTAATATTGGAGACATCTTAAGAGTTTTGACAATCACTTTAATGGTAAATAGTTACTACTAGTTATTagctatgttttgaaaattttttttattatttgatttcaTTGGCCTGCGAGGGGTcgaattttcagtttttttgacGAGAAAgtagcatattatttttaaagtcgCTAAGTTTTAAGTTATGTTATTCAATATGTTTATCGGTACgtaacattattttgtaaactacAACCcgtaagttttttactttattaaacaaaaatattattaaaataagctgttactaaaaataaaatgtttgttttctATTAGTAAGTATGGGGTAGCTTAATCCAGCATCATgggaagaaaaataaataatttttcttaatatttttgaaaatataaaaaatattctttatataccttttttttctttatctttagggtgaatatttcaaaaaagaatcaaaacaatgtgatttttcttaaaacacatAAAACAGGTTCTTCTACTATAACCAACATTATGCAAAGATATtcaaagtcaaataaactaaaTGTTGCTTTGCCTCAATGTGACCATCGGTTTTGCTATCCTGAAAAATTTGACgaaaattttctatatttacacaaaaaagATGAAGTATACGATATGCTATTCAATCACGCTGTGTTtgacaaagaaaaaatgttaaaaatcatGCATCCAGGCACTAAAATAATCACAATAATTAGAGAACCTTACTCACAGTTCGATTCCGCAGCTCAGTATTTggagttcaaaaaatattttaaccttAGTGAAAACTTGCCTTTAttagatgagttttttaaaattccagagttttatttaaaacggtTACTTCAATCTTTAGATCTAAAGTCTGCTGGAGGTGTCTTTGCTTTAGCTAAAAACCCAAACGCATTTGATCTAGGTTTTGATATATGGAATGAAACATccgaatatataaataaagttttatattctaTTTCACAAAACATTCATCTGGTTATGATCATGGAATACAAGGAAGAGTCTCTAGTGATGTTGAAGAACGAATTGAACTGGGAGTTAGAAGACGTTGTGTTTTATGTTCACAATGCACGAAAGTTTAAAGACAACAACACTAATGATATAAATGACgctactaaaaaagtttttgattggAACAAGCTTGACGCAGCAATTTATAAACACTTTAACGAAACCTTTTGGAAGAAAATAAAGACCAGTCCTCTGAGCTTTGACGAAGACGTCAAAAAGCTAAAACAATGGAATACTGATTTACAgggtttttgtaatttttacaaagttacaGAAACATCAAAACGTTTACTTGCCAATTATGAACGTAAATCGGGAGAAAACTTGTGTAAAGATATTTCAATGGAAGACGTTCAATTTACAAATTGGTTCAAGAATATGCGCTTTTACAAATtagcaagattaaaaaaactttaagtttttttatgacaaaattttattatattatgtttaaatagtTCACTGTTTTAACAGTCTGttaattaaaatctatttttattaggTTGACAACTTCTATTGTTATATAGAatgcaatatataaatttatatatatacttttctttgtttgtttttttccaaaaataactGGAGCAAAACCTTTGATTCTGCGGTCATTGCTTTAACCATCTTTCCGCAGCTGTTATAAATTAGGTTTACTCAGGGTGGGAAAAACCTTTGGGTACTGCTTACCTTGTCGTTAATTGTTATTGCTTGGTTAAAATATTTGGAATACACGTCAAATTTAAAGcaagaagcattttttaaaataagaacaaaaaaacgTGGTGGATGCTAACTTCAGCGTTATACAATCAATTTTGGAACTATCCAACATTGGTAATAACTTGCGGtgttaattatgaaaaacattcCAGATCAATAAGTCGTAaggaaataaaaagacattaaaatctgatttcatttttgaaaaaatttagttacagATTTACATCGTTTTTAATaccatttaacaaaattttaagaaaGGAATCATCTTATTGCAGTGATTTTACTTTAGAGAGTAAGCactatttaattacattaaatatcTTATTCAAAAAAGCAATATGTATTAGAATATGGTTTGAAAAACTGCgttaaaactgcaaaaaaaaaattattttttattttttaatttatagatttttgtATCCACATGTACCCAAGCCAAACTTTTTGTATCCCCATATTCAAAAAAGACTCgtcttttaaaaccaaaaaatggAAAGTTGAAGTTGACCATAGCTGCTGAAGTAGTATGACGTTTTTCAGGGCGCGGAAACCAATCTACTTTAATCAGAAATGTTTAGAATCATCAggaaaaacaaaatcaaaagaCTTTATTTGTGATGGCAAGTTGAAAAAGTTAAATCGTGACAAGCTATTTGCTTATTACATTGACTCTAAATGTACTTTTCATTGTTAAAAACAGACGCGAAAATGGTATTTAGATATTTATAGCATAAAGTGTTTCCATCTTATTATAAACCATGCAAGTTGAAAAACTTGTGTTATCCATTAACTGAACATATTTCTGTTACAGAAACACGTGCCGAAATTAAACTACAATTCATACTTGATAAAACTACTAAATGCTTAATTGAATCCCAAtgcaaatttcttaaaaatcttACTTTTACTACGCCATTCACATTAATGAGTAAATGGGGATGTGATTAGAGCTATGGTCACAAAGAGATCTACAAACTCTGATGCTACTGATGAGTTTTTGCTTGTAGTTGAGGCTGAGTGACGACCTAAATATTATTTGGTAAAATCTGCGACCTTCATTGACACTTTATTGCCCAccaattagttattaaattagcaATTAAAATCTTTCCACTGTAACAGAAACTTATCaggttttaaaaatctttacttaTTCCAACATCTGTAAAACTCAAAGAATCTCAAGTTGCTGTACTCTCAATTAGAGATGGAAAAGTTTGCAATGTCTTGACTGACACATGTTTACATCAAAAATCTTGCATATGTATTGCAAAAATGATGTACAATTATTGGAAAATTCTCAAGAAGCCcacaataaagatttttattgattCTGCGAGcctcattcaaaaaaaaaaaattacgtatTTCTACACATAAAGACTTGCTTACTTTTGGTAACATCAGGTTCTGTCATCAACTCATGCAGAGGTTTGTCAAGTAAGAAAACCGGTAAATTACCGTtggaaaaaaatgatataataaaatatcattaaaaatattcttaggaatcaaatgaaaaattacGTCACTTTCctgaaatttttagttttaaaagtgcAGTGGCTTTACTTGGTAGAGTTTTTTAGAATACACAAACCGATGTCTATTGTTTTGGTGAAAATTGTAATAAACTCTTTACCaaaagattctttaaaataagaaaaagttttactgAAGTTGATGGCAAAAGTAACTACACTATACAAAAAAggtgacaaaaataatttagcaaaTTATAGTCTAATTTCATTAATGTCAGTTtgatgcaaaactttttttatcaatcttAAGTGACAAAAATATGGATTACATGTTAACACATGATTTGTTAAATAGTAACCAACATGGTTTTTGAAAGAACATAACTTGTACCACTAATCTGCTAAAAACACAAGGTATTTTATTTAACGCTATTGAGAATGGATGCTGTGTCGATTCTTTgtatacaaatttttgaaaagtatttgaTAAAGTCATATGCATTTACCTCATATGCGTCATACCTCATATGCGTTTGATGATACAATTGAACTCATATGGTATTGTTGAAGTAATACTTAATTAAATAGTAGCTTACTTAcataacagaaaacaaagaatgattTTGAAGAAAAGTACATCAAAATAGTTAATAGTTTACAATAGGGTTCCAACAGGCTTTTCTCttgggttttttattttttatttttataaacgattTACAAGATACagtagaaaattatattaaaacatttgcaGATGagagtaaaattataaatattattacgtcagatatatagatataaaattattattacgatatatagatataaaatatattattagatatatagatataaaatatattattacgtcagatatatagatataaaaaaattacaattagaTATTGAAATAAGGCAATCTAAAACTGTAGGTAATCAAATCAAATGCTCGCTCTTCTAAAACTTTGATTAAAAtacagtaataaaattatatccAACTTTTGTTATACCACATCTTGAGTTTGCAATCCAAGTATGATGTTCTTATTTGAAACAAGATATCgtaaagttagaaaaaatagATAGAAGAGCTACAAAATTAGTACCAACTTTGAAGAAAATaccatataaaaaacaataacgtATAATAAACTAAACAACACTAGAAGAGCATGGGCAGTTTAATGTTTCGCGCTTCGAAGATTTTGTCAGCTTTGTTGCTTACTGCTTGCTCAGTTCACAAcctgtagcaaaaaaaaaaaaagaataatcaTACCTAATCATTTATGTGGGAAATAATTAGTAATAGATAATAATGATGGAAATTTCGCTGCTTAaatcaggggcggatccaggaaATTTTTTGGGTACATCTGATTTTTCCACGAGCaatttcccccccccccccccacaatTCCGGAGTTGGAGGGGAAGGATTAATACaccatatatatacacagggcCATTCCGAAAAGATCTTCAAGGAGGAGGAGGGGGAGGGAGGGAAACGTATGTTTTTGACGAgttacttctaaaaaaaaaaaagtcatcgtTTACTGACATTTGCTGACTATAGTTAAAAACTTGCCTAATACAAGTctaaatttgccgactaatttTTCAATGAAGTTTTTGTAGGGGGCGGGGGGTTAGACACCGCTCTTCCCTAGTGACAACtctgtatttataaaaaaaatacgcaAGGATATTACTAGGACATCTTACCATAGTAAAATcgtatatttacataaaatttagaaatttatttatattgacaAGTTAGATTTATTTATACTCACAAATTAGCTTAATATTTTCACattccatttttaaattataatcttaCACATTTTACACATCTTATATTTTTAtcgtaaataattatatattatgtttatattgtaacaaacataaaaaatataaatataacaaaataattacttattataataataaatattgaattttatataaagaaattagaTGCCGCAATCttagttttacattttgcatagcaaaagtaagttttaaaatctttattctatttaaatttgcataatacataaaacttcaaaaaataaaaacgtttacaCTATAATTATTACAACATAGCATTTACAAAGAATGATAACAGCAACAACGATATATCTGAAACCAACGTGTAACGCGATGTAtgccaataatttctttatgccaaatgttttaaaaagatttaaggttatgaaaatagccgttttttttttaccagtcGCAAATAAAGATGACtttttttgttctgtttttatttttagtaacttgtatttttttaaactttatatatttaaattttttttaaatatattttatatttatttcaattttatttaaaagttaatctACGATTAATAGTAGCAAACTtatcaatgactttttttatatctataactATCTCGGTATGAATATTCATTAATGCTAAACCATTTAGGCGGTCCTGAACCATGGTGCTTCGCATGTAATTTCTTAGGCGCCGAAGCGAAGAAAATGACCGCTCACACTCACTTAAAGTTAATGGAAAGGTAGCAAGTAACTTTAGacaaacttttatgttttcaaaaccaGGAAAATTTATCGCTTTTAAAGTCTCAGAAATATTAGAAGGGATATCTCCTTTAAAATTTAACCAGAAGGCTTCCCATAAATCAAGCTCACCAGACAAAGCAAGCTGATTCGGTAAATCTGTTCCTTAAAAGTCACTGAAAGATATGATGGAGTCTTTCCAACTGGTGTCACGAGAACATTGCACTACTGAAATCATTTTTCTAGGAACTAGCACAAGtgctttataacattttaaggTAGTATCATCAAACCTTGTGTCTAGTTCAACACTGAGATAGTCTAACAAAGGAATCGTGATTTCTTGTTATGCACATagcaacaataaaatcaaaacctgTAATTAGTTTCAGAAGAGACGATGCACTTGAAGATGTTGAGTGATTAAAACTCTTACTTACATTTAAAGACATCTCTTCAAGACAAGAGACCAAAGGAATAAAAAGTTCTTGAAAAGTGTCTAATCCATTTACTTTTTCCACCCAACGTGGACggcattgaaaataaaacttcagcAGTTTTTACATGTAAGCTTTTATTTCTGCAGACAGACCTATCATTGGTTTTGCCAAATGCATGTATCTGAAAGTAACGAGAAGCTTCATTTCAGCGATCAAAAGGCTTACTAAATAATCTTTCGACTAAACTACATTAAGATGGAAAATTGCACCCAAAAAGTACACATGGCAAACAAAAGGCTCCATCAAATATTTTCGAATATGTGAGCCATGGAAATTTTTCCATCCACATAAATTGAAAACTTCGCCCATTCAGATTTTTAGGAAAAGAATATGTTTTACAAGGTACAAAAACAGATTTAACTAAATGTTGAAGTTCAGAATTACTTAAGGTTTTTGCAACATTTGAATAACTAGTATAGTTAGAAACCAAATAACCAATATCATAATTATTGGACGGTAAAGAAAATGATTCACAACAtgtaattttactaaattttgataatgataatgGTGGTTGAGTAGAGACTTCCATTGGTTTCCTTTTTATATTATCCAATAAAAGACTACTATCTTGATGTTTGGCctcgaaataaaattttattttagtctgCGACATTTTGGTGctttcatttgaaatttttcgttttaagttttcttttattatcacAGGGGTATAATGGTTGTGTTGGAAAGGAGCagaaaaatcatataaaacacCTTCATAACAAAAAAGGAGATAAAAAGACTCAATATTGTTTAAAGAGGTTATACGAGGTACAATAGTAGAGctgaataaagttttaaacttatgtAGACCAAAATCTGGATATAAACATTCTATTTTCTTATTGCAATCACTTGATAATGCAAGAATACAAAGGAAAGAAGACCAGTTTTCATTGTTACAATTATTAATAGCTTCTTcttgaactaaatttatacttttttttcctgAATCCAAAGAATTTAGTGATACTGATAAAGGAAGAATGTTATCAAAGCATAGAAAAGAGCTAGTATTATTAACAAAAGCATTATGAAAAGTTGGATGATTAGAATAAAATTCGGCATTTAAGAATAATTCAATTGAGGTCTGTAATCTTAAATCATTAGCCATACAGTTATTTCCAGTTAGACACAAGGAGATAGAACTGTACAGACAGTTTCCAGCTGATTGAGACCTGagatatacataaaatataataattaatgtatttgtatgaaaaaaaataccttaaaacaacaaaattgccattatgtttttctttaaaactttttggaagatagatttcaaaaattttaagagttttttctGCTTTGCAAGAGTCGACAATAATAATATCTTTACaagaactaatatttttttctaacatatCTTTCAAAGAAATCAATTTTGTCTTATCATTTTGtaacatattgtttttaatttcttgattgattgacattttaaattaatattcgGACAGACAAATTAATGcttgaacatttaaaattaaacaaattttggaTATTTTGAATTATTCGTATGTATATTAGGGTGTATGTGTTAGGGTACGTCCgacagtgttttttttataaaaaaaacagaatatttaaaaaataaataatgaaaactaaattaaatataaagataaataatataatgaaataatacTGGGTATGTCTATTGATGTATTTTATCACTTATagaatattatcattatttttacctCCTGATGATTGCAAAACAATAGATTTcgtcaaaaatttattaagggTGTTATGCATGAGGTACGTccaaaaattgttataagtaaagaaaattttcaattatttttttaacaagctaaataaaaatttaaaaagattttcaattatatattaaaataaaattgggtACGTCTATTGATctgtttaggtaaatattatttatcaagAATTGCTTAAACCTCCGGTTAAGATACTTTCATATACGTTTTAAAAATCGCTTTAAACAAGAACCattggtatttttatttcacaatTGCCCGTAAATGTAAAACGCAAGCGTAGTACTTAAATCTTATTGAGTTGACAGTTCagtaaaaaagatattacttttttaaaattcaattaataatcgaatatagtataatttatatttttgacatttttgggTACG
This window contains:
- the LOC101237080 gene encoding galactose-3-O-sulfotransferase 3 isoform X5, with the translated sequence MQRYSKSNKLNVALPQCDHRFCYPEKFDENFLYLHKKDEVYDMLFNHAVFDKEKMLKIMHPGTKIITIIREPYSQFDSAAQYLEFKKYFNLSENLPLLDEFFKIPEFYLKRLLQSLDLKSAGGVFALAKNPNAFDLGFDIWNETSEYINKVLYSISQNIHLVMIMEYKEESLVMLKNELNWELEDVVFYVHNARKFKDNNTNDINDATKKVFDWNKLDAAIYKHFNETFWKKIKTSPLSFDEDVKKLKQWNTDLQGFCNFYKVTETSKRLLANYERKSGENLCKDISMEDVQFTNWFKNMRFYKLARLKKL